In Providencia rettgeri, the following proteins share a genomic window:
- a CDS encoding monooxygenase translates to MSVILQVDFPYRGPWGAEMTVAMDELANSINQEPGFVWKIWTENQQTQKAGGVYLFTSEADAKAYLQKHSARLKSFGIPEVRGEIFAVNTALSQLNQAQFIAN, encoded by the coding sequence ATGAGCGTTATTTTACAAGTTGATTTCCCGTATCGAGGGCCTTGGGGCGCAGAAATGACCGTGGCAATGGATGAATTAGCCAATTCAATCAACCAAGAACCTGGTTTTGTGTGGAAAATTTGGACAGAAAACCAACAAACTCAAAAAGCCGGAGGCGTTTATTTGTTTACCTCTGAAGCCGATGCCAAAGCATATCTACAAAAACACAGCGCACGCCTGAAATCTTTCGGTATCCCTGAAGTACGTGGTGAAATTTTTGCGGTCAATACCGCGCTTAGCCAATTGAACCAAGCGCAGTTTATTGCCAACTAA